A region of the Candidatus Coatesbacteria bacterium genome:
AGGCCTACCACGGCGGTTTCAAGCACAAGTTCAGTCTCTTCATCAGGGAGATGGAGTTCAGATTCAACCAAAGAAACGATCCCGGCATGATAGACTACCTAAAAAGCATCCTGATTGGTCCATGATCGTGTGTGATCCCTATTGATATCACCGACTATGTGATAGCCTGGGTCGAAAACGGCTACCCCAACCATGGCTTTCTCTTCGGCCCCTCAACCTACGAAGAGACCGGCATCAGATTCTATCACGGCGAAGAGAGCACCTATCCCTCCTACCGACCCAAGCTGACCGTGGTTTACACCCCGGACGCCGCCGTCGAGCATCTCAGCTGGGGGGAGATCAAGGCCCTGGATTAGCCCGACACCCCGCCGCGATAGCGCAGGACCACCGCCGCGGTCCGCCCGTCAAACCGACCACAAGATATTGTGGTCGGCTTCTTATTGTAATTCCGGCTCAACTAGCTGGTATAGCACGTATATACATGGCGTTATGAAGTTATCAACAACGCTCGCCTCTCTAAATAAGACACAAGATATTGTTGACAGCCCCGGGGCGGCGACCTATCATCAACCGCGGACGCCCGAGTCTGACGACGGGTGGCAAATCAGCGGCCGGAGATAACCTACAAGACGGGGAGGAACGGGTATGCCGACAACGGAGGGA
Encoded here:
- a CDS encoding DNRLRE domain-containing protein is translated as MIPIDITDYVIAWVENGYPNHGFLFGPSTYEETGIRFYHGEESTYPSYRPKLTVVYTPDAAVEHLSWGEIKALD